From one Deinococcus detaillensis genomic stretch:
- a CDS encoding acyl-CoA carboxylase subunit beta has product MTQTTTSLWADALTRLDTDAAQVRLGGGPKAQQRQHDKNRLTARERISRLVDEGTPFDELMTFAGWEMYTDVGGCPSGGTVTGIGMVHGRPWMMIANDATVKAGAFFPITAKKVIRAQTIAFENHLPVMYLVDSAGVYLPMQDEIFPDQDDFGRVFYLNARMSAAGIPQLAAIMGNCVAGGAYLPVMCDTLIMTEGSGLYLAGPALVKAAIGQTVDSEDLGGAAMHAQIAGTVDYREPDDDAAIKRLRSLADLYAEGDVAGWAKRRREVLPPSNSDLTDLVAFDSAKPYDVRDLIAAISDMTPEGESSFQEFKAEYGETLVCGFARLGGYPVAYVANQRTVIKKKLKAGGEPGLRTRIEVGGVIYGDSADKAARFILDANQAGTPLIFVSDVTGFMVGRDSEQEGIIRRGAKLVNAVSNSVVPKLTLITGGSFGAGNYAMNGKAFGPRFLFAWPSAKYAVMSGNAAAKTLLDIQLAALKRAGHQPDDEELLRLYNEVKGKYDTELDPRYAASRLWVDEIIKPGDTRERLIRALEVCAGQAKLEEFKVGVFQV; this is encoded by the coding sequence ATGACCCAGACCACCACCAGCTTATGGGCTGACGCCCTGACCCGCCTCGACACCGACGCCGCCCAAGTCCGACTTGGCGGCGGCCCCAAGGCCCAGCAGCGCCAGCACGATAAAAACCGGCTGACCGCCCGCGAACGCATCAGCCGCCTGGTGGACGAGGGGACGCCGTTTGACGAGCTGATGACCTTCGCCGGTTGGGAAATGTACACCGATGTGGGCGGCTGCCCCAGCGGCGGTACGGTGACGGGCATCGGCATGGTTCACGGGCGGCCCTGGATGATGATCGCCAATGACGCCACCGTCAAGGCGGGCGCATTCTTTCCGATCACTGCCAAGAAAGTCATTCGGGCGCAGACCATCGCCTTTGAAAACCACTTGCCGGTGATGTACCTCGTCGACTCGGCGGGCGTGTACTTGCCGATGCAAGATGAGATTTTCCCCGATCAGGACGACTTCGGGCGGGTCTTTTACCTGAATGCCCGCATGAGCGCCGCCGGCATTCCGCAGCTCGCGGCCATCATGGGCAACTGCGTGGCGGGCGGAGCTTACTTACCGGTGATGTGCGACACGCTGATCATGACTGAGGGGAGCGGGTTGTATCTGGCTGGCCCGGCGCTGGTCAAAGCCGCGATTGGGCAAACCGTGGACTCCGAAGACCTCGGCGGCGCGGCCATGCATGCCCAGATTGCTGGAACGGTGGACTACCGTGAGCCCGACGACGACGCGGCCATCAAGCGCCTGCGTTCGCTGGCCGACCTCTACGCTGAGGGCGACGTGGCGGGCTGGGCCAAGCGCAGAAGGGAAGTCTTGCCGCCGTCCAACTCGGATCTGACCGATTTGGTGGCTTTCGATTCGGCCAAGCCCTACGACGTGCGCGACCTCATCGCCGCCATCAGCGACATGACGCCGGAAGGGGAGAGCAGCTTTCAGGAGTTCAAGGCCGAGTACGGCGAGACGCTGGTGTGCGGCTTTGCGCGGCTGGGCGGCTATCCGGTGGCGTACGTGGCCAACCAGCGCACCGTCATCAAGAAAAAGCTCAAGGCGGGCGGCGAGCCGGGCCTGCGAACCCGCATCGAGGTCGGCGGCGTCATCTACGGCGACAGCGCCGACAAAGCCGCCCGCTTCATTCTGGATGCCAACCAAGCCGGAACGCCCCTCATCTTCGTGTCGGACGTGACCGGCTTTATGGTGGGCCGCGACTCGGAGCAAGAAGGCATCATCCGGCGCGGGGCCAAGCTGGTCAACGCCGTGAGCAACTCGGTGGTGCCCAAGCTCACGCTGATCACGGGCGGCAGCTTTGGGGCGGGCAATTACGCCATGAACGGCAAAGCCTTCGGCCCACGTTTCCTGTTCGCTTGGCCCAGCGCCAAATACGCGGTGATGAGCGGCAACGCGGCGGCCAAAACCCTGCTGGATATTCAACTGGCCGCTCTCAAACGCGCCGGACACCAGCCGGACGATGAAGAACTTTTGCGCCTCTACAACGAGGTCAAGGGCAAGTACGACACCGAACTCGACCCCCGTTACGCCGCCTCGCGGTTGTGGGTCGACGAGATCATCAAACCCGGCGACACCCGCGAGCGCCTGATCCGCGCCTTGGAAGTCTGCGCGGGGCAGGCTAAGTTGGAGGAATTCAAGGTGGGAGTGTTCCAGGTGTGA